CCCCGGGCCGAGGCCTGCCTGGAGCGGGTGGCCGCGCGGTTCAGCCGGGATGAGAAAGTGCAGAACAACCTGGGGGTGGTGCTGTTCTCGGCTGGAAAAACCGCCCGCGCCGAGGCGGCCTACCGCGCGGCCCTGGCCGCGGACAGCCTTTACGCCCCGGCCTGGAACAACCTGGGAAACCTTCTGGCCGCGGGAAACCATGCCGTCAAGGCCGAGGACTGCTACAGCCGTGCCCTGGCCCTGGACAGCCT
This genomic stretch from bacterium harbors:
- a CDS encoding tetratricopeptide repeat protein is translated as PRAEACLERVAARFSRDEKVQNNLGVVLFSAGKTARAEAAYRAALAADSLYAPAWNNLGNLLAAGNHAVKAEDCYSRALALDSLYAQAGFNLGMLCLRELKQPARGRELLSHALALDPQAAWATTARQELEKTR